The Planctomycetaceae bacterium genome contains the following window.
TTGCGTTTCCGCTCGCTCTGGGCGCAAAACTGAACGAACACTGGTCCGACTGGGTCGAAAACAGCGGACTGTACTGGCACTTTGTTGACCTTGTCTGGATCTTTCTGTTTCCCCTGCTGTATATCGCATAGTGCGATCCGTCGCGGCGCCGGAGCGCAGCCCGCTGTTGTCCCGCGAAGCATCCATCATCACATCTGGTTCCGGTGGAGCCGGTTCGGAGATAAAACCAGCGTCGTCGAACCGCACCTGACCGAAATCGGAACGGAATCAATCGCTCATCCGGCGAGAAAATTATCATGGCCCACGACAATCACAATTCTCATCACGCCAACTATCTGGCGGTCTTTGTTGCCCTGTGTGTCTTCACCGGTCTGTCGGTGCTGTTTGACCTGGCACACTTTTCCAATCATGCGGTGACGATTGTGCTTGTGCTGGCCGTTGCCGTCGCCAAGGCTCTGTGCGTGATGGGATTCTTCATGCATCTGAAGTTTGAAGGCAACTGGAAGTTCGTCCTGCTGGCACCGACAACCATTCTTGCGATCGGGCTGCCGCTGGCACTGCTGCCGGATATTGGCGTGGTTTACTACACGAGTGTCGCGCCGCAGAACGTGTCGTGGTCGGGTGAAATGGAGGTCTATCATGCCGAACACGCCTCCGCGGAACACGGCGAGCACTCGGGTGAAGCCGATTCCGTGCAGCACGAAGAATGACGCCGCCTGGTGCGTGACGCCGACCGCCGGCGCCCGAAAGTCGCAGCATGTCCGACCCGGTTGTCACGGCAAGCGATGTCCAGCACTCTTATGGACCGCGGCGCGCGTTGAATGGTCTGACGTTCGAAATTGCTGCCGGCGAGTGTCTGGGGCTGCTCGGCCCGAACGGTTCCGGAAAGACGACGCTGTTCCGGATACTTGCCACCCTGCTGCCACTTCAGAGCGGTTGTATTTCGGTGTTTGGTCGTGACCTCGCCCGCGAAGCGTCTCAGGTCCGGCGGCTGCTGGGGGTCACGTTTCAGTCTCCGGCTGTGGATGTCCGACTGACCGTCGAAGAAAATCTGCGCTGCCACGGTCACATCTATGGACTTTCAGGAACGTCGCTGCGGCAGCGCGTTGATGAGGTACTGACTCAGTTTTCTCTGAATGACCGGCGAGGGTCGCTGGTTGGAGAGTTGTCCGGCGGGCTGAAGCGTCGAGTCGAACTGGCCAAGGGCATTCTGCATCGCCCCAGGCTGCTGTTGCTGGACGAACCGGGGACGGGGCTTGATCCTGCCGCGCGGCTGCAGTTCTGGACGCTGGTTAATGAACAGCAGCGTCAGAACGGAACGACGGTCCTGCTGACAACACACCTGATGAATGAAGCGGAAGCGTGCGATTCGCTGGTGCTGATGGATCGCGGCCGTGTTGTTCGATCGGGAACTCCGTCGGAACTGACGGCCGGCGTTTCCGGAGAACGGCTTTCGGTGCGCTGCCGAAACGTCGCGAATGTTCGCGCGCGATTGGAAAAGGCGGTGGGGCAGCCAGCTCAATTGGCGGGCGACCAGTTGTGTTTTCGCATCACCGACGCAGCCGGGATGCTGCCGTCTCTGTTGACCGAATTTCATGACGAAGTGCTTGCCGCCGAGGTCGCCAGGGCAACACTGGAGGACGTGTTTCTGGAACTGACGGGCCGTCGGTTGTCGCAGGACGACGCGCAATCGGGAGGCGATATTTCATGAAGATGTCACAGACTTGCGGATTGCCTGTCATCGTTCAATTTCCCGGCCTCACGACGGTATTTCCGACCGTTAGCCGTTAAACTTCCGCGTTCCCGCCGGCATCCCTTTGGCACGGACTGCGGGGCTCTAATCAATCAGAGAAAACCGGCATCAATCAGAGAAAACCGGCTGTTATGGTTCAATCACAATCCAGCGACGTTGTTATCACCGGGATCGGAGTTGTGTCTCCGATCGGGATCGGTCCCGATGCCTTCTGGCAGAACCTTTCCGAAGGTCGCTGCGGGTTCCGTCGCAGCGAGTTGCTGTCATACGTCGGGACTCCGGGGTGCATCGGCGGCGAAGTCAGTGAGTTCAACGACACGACGGCAAAGAAGGACCACCTGAAGTCGCTTCGCAAGAGTCTGAAAGTGATGTGCCGCGAGATTCAACTGGGCGTTGCGTCGGCCATTCAGGCCATGGGAAACGCGGGGCTGTCGGAAGGCTCTTACCCGCCCGATCGCGTGGGTGTCGACTTCGGCGCGAACCTGATGTCCAGTCCTCCGGAGGTTCTGCTGGGCGGCGTGGCGAAGTGTCTGACAGAACGAAACGGTACAGAGTGCTTCGATTTCTCCAAATGGGGCGAACACGGGTTGTCCGGGATGGAGCCACTGTGGCTGCTGCGGTATCTGCCGAACATGCCGGGCTGTCACATCGGCATCGCTCTGCAGGCCTGCGGTCCGAATAACTCCATCACGCACGACGAAGCATCCGGCGGACTGGCGATCAACGAAGCCGCCAACATCATCCGTCGCGGACGTGCGGACGTGATGATCACCGGCACCACGGGAACTCGCTGGCATGTCGTCAAAGCCGCGCAGCACCAGAAATGGGACGCTCTGGCCGACGGCGCAGCCGGCGAACACTGCCGGCCATTCGACCGGGACCGCACGGGAGAATTCCTTTCGGAAGCATCGTGCACACTGATTCTGGAATCAAAGGCTCATGCCGAAGCCCGTGGTGCCAGGATTCTGGCAACGCTGCTGGGCAGCGGTTCCGCCTGCGTGGCCGCTTCCGACGGGAGTGTCAACGAACAGAAGGCGGTCGAACTGGCGGCATCCGTGGCAATGAAGCAGGCGAATGTCACTCCGGACCAGATCGGTCACGTCAGCGCTGCCGGCAGTGGTCATCCGGAACGTGACCTTCACGAAGCAAGGGCGATCCGGCAGCTCTTCGGCAGTCAGGCTGACAAAGTGCCGGTCACAGCCTGCAAGAGTTACTTCGGAAGCGCGGGCAGCGGTTCGTCTCTGTGCGAACTTGCCGCTTCCGTGCTGGCGCTGCAGCACGGCCTGATTCCGAAAACGCTGAACTTTGAAACGCCGGACCCGCAGGCACCGCTGAATGTTGTGCACGGTGAGCATCAGCCGACCGACAACCGGGTGTTCTTAAAAACCAGCGTGACGCGGATGGGGCAGGCCAGCGCGGTTGTCATCGGCGTCTAGTGCCCCTGGTCAATGTGTCCTGACGTGTGGCACAGGCTTTGTCAGTGCGTCTGCGCTGCGGAGACCACCGGCACAGCCAGTGCCACACAACTCATGAATTCAGTATCGACAAAGCACTGGATTCGCCGAACCGAGGGGGGCGTCGTCAGCAGTTTCGGTATTTGTCATTCAGACCGGTGCCGGCAAGGATCAGCGGAACGATCTTCGCAAGCCGCTGTGTTTTGGTTTCCTGTCGTTTGGCTCCGGCGATGTAATCGGCGTACTCACGCTGCCTGCCTTTCGTCAGATTTTCGAATGCCGCCGCGGCGCGCCTGTCCGCCGAAAGAGCCGCTTTCAGTTCCCGTGGAATCTCAATCGACTTATTTCGGTTCGGCTTGATCTCCTGCCCCTTTTCCTGCAGAGCGACAGCTTCGCGGACGTACGCACGGATTGACCGGGACCTGATGTCTTTTGCCGACTGGAACCTCCACTGCCGCATGGCCTTCGCCGGGTTGTCATCGGACGTAATCAGCACGCCATCCGGATCACTCAGCAGCGCTCCCTGAAAGAACCACAGACCGCAGTAAGATTTAAACGATCCGATTCCCACCAGGTTTTTCCCACGCCATGTGTAACACGGCGCGCCCCACTTCAGCGTCTCCTCCAGTTCCGTCCCGTTCAGGATCTTCCGAAGCTGCATCAGTTCCTTCTGCCACTGTGTTTCCCCGGCGATGTATTCGTCAACACTCTGATAGCGTTTCATGCGGCACCCTTTCCCGGAACACAGCAGCGTGCCCCGCGGATTTCGAACTGGCTGTGGACTTACGATGAGGACGCGAAGGCGAGTGGCAGCTGAGTTATTACCGCCAGTCCAGGGTACAGGCTCTTCTGCCTGTCGTCAAAGACGTCGATGCTGCTGGTTTCGGGTACGCATGATACCGGATTTCGCGCAGCACGAACCGTTGCCCTCGCCAGTCAGCGCCTTCAGGGATTCGCACGTGGCGGGACCTTCGCTGAGCTGCTGGATGCGTACGAAGGAATGGAACGGATGCTCGCGGCGTTGCTGTGCGGGGTGGTCTTCCGAAGGCGGAGCCTTCCTGGCCTTGCGTTCCAGGGTCGGATCACTGGAACGAGAAGCATGCGTTGTTCGCCGTTGGTACTCCGTCGACGCGAATTATTTCCGCTGAAACCGGTAACCGACGCCTCGAACCGTTTCGACGACGCTGGCAGTGGCATCAAGTTTCTTTCGCAGCGAACGCACGTGGACGTCGATCGTGCGCTCCAGAGCGTTGGCGTCTTCGCCGCGAGCGGTGTCCATGAGTTCGTTGCGGGAAAACGGGCGTCCCGGCTGGCTGGCCATTGTCCACAGCAGCCGGAACTCGGTGGGCGTCAGATCGAGGTCGCGACCGTCGGAGGTGGCAGTGTGCTGCACGCGGTCGATTTCGATGCCGTGCAGTGAGATTCGGTCTTTAGGAGAACTGCTGGTTTCGCTTCGCCGCAGCAGCGCCTTGACGCGGTGAATCAGCGGCCGAACTCGGAACGGCTTTGTGACGTAGTCGTCGGCTCCCATGTTGAATCCGACGATTTCGTCGGTTTCTTCGCTGCGAGCGGTCAGCATCAGTACTCGCACATCCTGAGTTCTGCTGTCACTTTTCAGGTGCCGGCAAACCTGCAGGCCGTCCATTCCAGGCAGCATCAGGTCCAGCACAACCAGATCAGGAACAACCGACTGCGCTTTCAGCAAACCGTCACGTCCGTCACGCTCCCACAAGACTCGAAAGTTTTCCTTTTCGAGATTGTAGATCACGACGTCGGCAATCGACTTTTCATCTTCGATCACCAGAACAGTTTGTGGCTGCATCATTCTGTTCTCTGTCAGAACCGAAATCCCTGGAACTGCTGACAAGACAACTTCGGAGGCTCGCGAAGGTTTTATTGGAGCGGTTCCAAATTCCACCGCAGACTATGAATGCTGCGATCAGATGCCAGCCCGACTTCCGTCCCTTCACAGGATCTTAACACATTGGCGGCAGACGGTTTTGACTGCTTTCTATGTTCCAGCCGTTCCGCGATTTGTTCTGAGTTCCGACGTCCGAGCCGCACCACTGATTCGGGTGATTGTTCCAAATGTAAATTCGAAAACTGCCGCGGTGCAGCCTGTCAGGTGGCGCGCAATAGACTGACGGAAGGCTGCCGGATCAGAATCGCGGCTGAAGGACCGCGGTCCGTATTACCGATGGACTGTCGGGCCTGCCGCATCGGTCGCTGTCACGTACTGCGCTGCAGACCCGGGTGACGAATAATCTCTCCTTCGACCAGGTAGACAACATCTTCGGCGATATTTGTCGCATGGTCCGCGACACGTTCAATATGCCGAATCGCCGAAAACAGGTGCATCGCCGGTTCAATGAACTCCGGTCGTGACTGCATCACGGACCGTGTTTCATTCAGCAGTTCCACATTCAAAGCGTCGACGCCGTCATCACGGCTGCAAACGGACCGGGCCAGTTGAGAATCCGATTCGACGTAGGCATCAATGCTGGAATGCAGCATCGAGAGTGCTTCCTGCGACATCTCGGCCAATCGGTCCGGGATGGGAAAGCCGGGAAACGCGGAGATTCCGTCGGCTCGCTGGGCAATGCTGACGGACAGGTCGGCCACGCGTTCCAGTTCGCCGGTAATCTTCATCACGGCCGCGACTCGCCGCAGATCATGGGCGACGGGATGGTACAGAGCCAGAATCTTCAGGCATTCCTCTTCGATATGGACATCCCATTCGTCGACCTGTTTGTCTCGGCCTGCAAGTTCAGCGCCCAATTCTCTGGGCTGATTGATCAGTCCTTCGACGGCGTCGCTGATGTGTTCCTCCACCATGGAACACATTGTCACCAGATCGCGGTGAAGATTGTCCATCTCCCGTATGAAGTGCAGCGTCATAAGAATGGTTGCCGATGAGCGGTGATGCTGGAGTTCTGTAGTCTATCCAAAACGCCCGGTGATGTAGTCTTCCGTCTTCTTTTCCTTTGGTGAGGTAAACATCCGGATTGTGGGGCCGACTTCGATCAGGCGGCCCTCATAGAAGAACGCCGTCTGATGGCTCACGCGTGACGCCTGCTGCATATTGTGAGTCACGATCACGATCGTGTACTGGGCACACAGTTCGCCGATCAGATCCTCAATGCGAGCCGTACTGGCCGGGTCAAGAGCGGAAGCGGGTTCGTCCATCAGGATGATTTCCGGGTTTGTGGCCAGCGCACGGGCGATGCACAATCGCTGCTGCTGTCCGCCGGAAAGGGCCATCGCGGATTCGTTCAGGCGATCCTTCACCTCATCCCACAGAGCGGCCTTCTGAAGGCAGGACTCCACGCGATCAGCCAGAACAGCGCGGTTCCGTTCGCCGGCGATTCGAGGACCGTAGGCGACGTTGTCAAAGATGGACTTTGGAAACGGAGTTGACTTCTGAAACACCATTCCGACATGCTGGCGCAACAGGACCACGTCGATATCCGGAGCGTTGACGTCCTGTCCCTCGACATGCAGCGTGCCGGTACAGCGTGTTCCTTCGATCAGGTCATTCATGCGGTTCAGTGTCCGCAGAAAGGTGCTTTTGCCGCAGCCTGACGGTCCGATCAGAGCCATCACGGATCGTTCGGGAATCTTCAGACTGACGTCGAACAGAACCTGGTGCGTGCCGTAATAGAAGCCCAGTTCATGTGCGACAATGGAATGCCGGTGTCCTGACATATCCTGATCACGATCAATCCCGGCCACGGACGGCGGTATCGACACGGACATCGTTTCGTCGGATGCTCTTGCCGTCTTCATGGATGACTTGGCGCGCTGGTCCATTGGCTCACTGCGGATCAGATTGACACTCTTTCCTGAGGGACACCGTGAAGCACGGGACAGGCATCGAAATGTATCGATGATGGCGGGTGGTTTCGTTGTCTTTCCCGGTAACGCTACTGTTTTGCTGAGTCCGTTTTCTTACCACATGATTTTCTTGCGGGCACGCTGTCGAACGTAGATCGCCAGACCGTTGAAGCACAGCAGCACAACCAGCAGGACAACAATTCCTGCCGCCGCGACAGGTTTGAAATCATCGCCGGGCAGTTTGGCCCAGTAGAAGATCTCAATCGGCATCGCAGAAAAACGATCGACTGGCGCCGCGAAAATCAAGGCGGGATTACGAATCAGGTCCATTGGAGAATCGACGCCTCCCGGACAGAAGCGGGCAACCGTGACTGCTCCCACCATGATCAGCGGTGCCGTTTCACCGATCGCGCGGGAGATCGAGAGGATGACTCCCGTGACGATTCCCGGCAACGCTGCCGGAACGACCTGGTGCCACACAGTCTGCCATCGCGTGGCTCCCAGAGCAAACGACGCCGCTCGAATCGTTCCCGGCACGGCTCGAAGAGACTCCTGAGCCGCGATAATCACGACGGGCAGGATGACCAGTGTCATTGTCAGCGACCCGGCCAGAACCGTTTTGCCCAGCGGAATCGGAATCTGGATGAAGCCCAGGAGTTTGATGACCGTTGTGCCGCGGCTGGCCGTGGCGAACAAGTCAAACATCCTGACGAAGACCGTCAGTCCGAGCATTCCGTAGACGATCGACGGAACGCCGGCCAGATTGGACAGGTTGACTTTGATGATCTGTGTCAGCCGCCCGGGCCCGGCATATTCTTCGAGGTAAACTGCAGACCCAACGCCAATGGGAATCGCCAGCACTGCTGTCAGCGAGATCAGCCAGAACGAACCCCAGAGTCCCGCCAGAATGCCGGCGCGATCGGCGAATGCGGAATCGACGTTTGTGATGTACGTCCAGTCCAGGCGATGCATTGCCGTCCAGACGACGGTACCGATCAGAATGGCCAGGATCCCCAGGCCGCTGTATGTCGCGACGGCGCAGACCGCGCTGAAGATCCGTGACGACCTGAGTCTTCGCTGGACGTTCGATCCGGGAGCCGTCAGAGTAAACGAAGGCGATTTGCTCATTCGTAGACCTCCCGAAAGCGGCTCAGGATGTATTGGGAAATCAGGTTGATGGTGAGCGTAATCACAAACAGCGCCAGTCCCACGGCGTAGATGCTTTTAAATTCGATCGAGTTCGCGGAATCCTCACCGGATGTCTGACTGACCATGAAGGCGGTCATGGTCTGCATACTTTCAAACGGGTTTGCCGAAAGCTGTACCAGGCTGCCGCAGCAGATCGTAACAGCCATCGTTTCACCGACGGCTCTGGCGAACGCCAGCAGGATGGCGGCCAGAATTCCGGACAAAGCGGCGGGGACGACGATTCTGACCGACACGTCCAGCTTGGTGGCTCCCAGAGCGTACGCGGCGTCGCGCAGGCTGGTTGGCACGGCCCTCAGCACGTCTTCACTCAGCGAAGCCACCGTCGGCGTGATCATGATACCAACCACGATTCCCGCGCTGGCTACGTTGTAAATGGAAACCTCAATCCCGAACAATCTCTGAAACAGCGGTTGCAGCACGTACGGGGTGATGAACGCCAGACCGAAGTAACCGAAGACGACGGTGGGGATCCCCGCAAGAAGTTCCAGGACGGGCTTTACGACGGACCGTTCCCTGGGCGCTGCATATTCACTGAGATAGATGGCAGCTCCCAGTCCCAGCGGCACACCGATGCTGCAGGCGATGCTCGCAACCATCAGCGTACCCGAAAGCAGTGGCAGAATTCCAAAGTGTCCCGTGCTAGGGTTCCAGTCGGTATCGAGCAGAAACTGTTGCAGTGAAATGCGCTGAAAGAATGCCTTGCTGGGGCCGAACGTAAACACGCTGTCGTTGAGAAGTACCAGGATGATTCCGATCGTCGTCAGAATCGAAGCCAGAGCGCACCCCAGCAGCACCAGGTGGATCAGCTTTTCGTGAATTCGGCGAGGAGAGTTCCCGAAGTCGATTTGACGGCTGGAGTTGGCCATCGGGACCGTGAATCCTGCTTCTCAGAGAGTCTTTCTCAATTCCGTTTGCGCGCTGTGCGGGTGACTGCCGGAGCGATGAATCGGCAAGCACCGATGTGTGAGTTCTCGCCGGCTTGCGCGGCATCAGCAGCGCCCACATTCCGCGCGGCGTGATGGGCAACGAGATTGGTCATTCGCAATCGAGCGGCACTTCGGGCA
Protein-coding sequences here:
- a CDS encoding cytochrome C oxidase subunit IV family protein, whose product is MAHDNHNSHHANYLAVFVALCVFTGLSVLFDLAHFSNHAVTIVLVLAVAVAKALCVMGFFMHLKFEGNWKFVLLAPTTILAIGLPLALLPDIGVVYYTSVAPQNVSWSGEMEVYHAEHASAEHGEHSGEADSVQHEE
- a CDS encoding ABC transporter ATP-binding protein; the encoded protein is MSDPVVTASDVQHSYGPRRALNGLTFEIAAGECLGLLGPNGSGKTTLFRILATLLPLQSGCISVFGRDLAREASQVRRLLGVTFQSPAVDVRLTVEENLRCHGHIYGLSGTSLRQRVDEVLTQFSLNDRRGSLVGELSGGLKRRVELAKGILHRPRLLLLDEPGTGLDPAARLQFWTLVNEQQRQNGTTVLLTTHLMNEAEACDSLVLMDRGRVVRSGTPSELTAGVSGERLSVRCRNVANVRARLEKAVGQPAQLAGDQLCFRITDAAGMLPSLLTEFHDEVLAAEVARATLEDVFLELTGRRLSQDDAQSGGDIS
- a CDS encoding beta-ketoacyl-[acyl-carrier-protein] synthase family protein; this translates as MVQSQSSDVVITGIGVVSPIGIGPDAFWQNLSEGRCGFRRSELLSYVGTPGCIGGEVSEFNDTTAKKDHLKSLRKSLKVMCREIQLGVASAIQAMGNAGLSEGSYPPDRVGVDFGANLMSSPPEVLLGGVAKCLTERNGTECFDFSKWGEHGLSGMEPLWLLRYLPNMPGCHIGIALQACGPNNSITHDEASGGLAINEAANIIRRGRADVMITGTTGTRWHVVKAAQHQKWDALADGAAGEHCRPFDRDRTGEFLSEASCTLILESKAHAEARGARILATLLGSGSACVAASDGSVNEQKAVELAASVAMKQANVTPDQIGHVSAAGSGHPERDLHEARAIRQLFGSQADKVPVTACKSYFGSAGSGSSLCELAASVLALQHGLIPKTLNFETPDPQAPLNVVHGEHQPTDNRVFLKTSVTRMGQASAVVIGV
- a CDS encoding YdeI/OmpD-associated family protein — protein: MKRYQSVDEYIAGETQWQKELMQLRKILNGTELEETLKWGAPCYTWRGKNLVGIGSFKSYCGLWFFQGALLSDPDGVLITSDDNPAKAMRQWRFQSAKDIRSRSIRAYVREAVALQEKGQEIKPNRNKSIEIPRELKAALSADRRAAAAFENLTKGRQREYADYIAGAKRQETKTQRLAKIVPLILAGTGLNDKYRNC
- a CDS encoding response regulator, producing MMQPQTVLVIEDEKSIADVVIYNLEKENFRVLWERDGRDGLLKAQSVVPDLVVLDLMLPGMDGLQVCRHLKSDSRTQDVRVLMLTARSEETDEIVGFNMGADDYVTKPFRVRPLIHRVKALLRRSETSSSPKDRISLHGIEIDRVQHTATSDGRDLDLTPTEFRLLWTMASQPGRPFSRNELMDTARGEDANALERTIDVHVRSLRKKLDATASVVETVRGVGYRFQRK
- the phoU gene encoding phosphate signaling complex protein PhoU; this encodes MTLHFIREMDNLHRDLVTMCSMVEEHISDAVEGLINQPRELGAELAGRDKQVDEWDVHIEEECLKILALYHPVAHDLRRVAAVMKITGELERVADLSVSIAQRADGISAFPGFPIPDRLAEMSQEALSMLHSSIDAYVESDSQLARSVCSRDDGVDALNVELLNETRSVMQSRPEFIEPAMHLFSAIRHIERVADHATNIAEDVVYLVEGEIIRHPGLQRST
- the pstB gene encoding phosphate ABC transporter ATP-binding protein PstB, with amino-acid sequence MSGHRHSIVAHELGFYYGTHQVLFDVSLKIPERSVMALIGPSGCGKSTFLRTLNRMNDLIEGTRCTGTLHVEGQDVNAPDIDVVLLRQHVGMVFQKSTPFPKSIFDNVAYGPRIAGERNRAVLADRVESCLQKAALWDEVKDRLNESAMALSGGQQQRLCIARALATNPEIILMDEPASALDPASTARIEDLIGELCAQYTIVIVTHNMQQASRVSHQTAFFYEGRLIEVGPTIRMFTSPKEKKTEDYITGRFG
- the pstA gene encoding phosphate ABC transporter permease PstA, producing the protein MSKSPSFTLTAPGSNVQRRLRSSRIFSAVCAVATYSGLGILAILIGTVVWTAMHRLDWTYITNVDSAFADRAGILAGLWGSFWLISLTAVLAIPIGVGSAVYLEEYAGPGRLTQIIKVNLSNLAGVPSIVYGMLGLTVFVRMFDLFATASRGTTVIKLLGFIQIPIPLGKTVLAGSLTMTLVILPVVIIAAQESLRAVPGTIRAASFALGATRWQTVWHQVVPAALPGIVTGVILSISRAIGETAPLIMVGAVTVARFCPGGVDSPMDLIRNPALIFAAPVDRFSAMPIEIFYWAKLPGDDFKPVAAAGIVVLLVVLLCFNGLAIYVRQRARKKIMW
- the pstC gene encoding phosphate ABC transporter permease subunit PstC, coding for MANSSRQIDFGNSPRRIHEKLIHLVLLGCALASILTTIGIILVLLNDSVFTFGPSKAFFQRISLQQFLLDTDWNPSTGHFGILPLLSGTLMVASIACSIGVPLGLGAAIYLSEYAAPRERSVVKPVLELLAGIPTVVFGYFGLAFITPYVLQPLFQRLFGIEVSIYNVASAGIVVGIMITPTVASLSEDVLRAVPTSLRDAAYALGATKLDVSVRIVVPAALSGILAAILLAFARAVGETMAVTICCGSLVQLSANPFESMQTMTAFMVSQTSGEDSANSIEFKSIYAVGLALFVITLTINLISQYILSRFREVYE